The following proteins are encoded in a genomic region of Bernardetia sp. MNP-M8:
- a CDS encoding DUF1343 domain-containing protein, producing the protein MNSIIFYLFLFSFLFFSCSNNKVAISKENNNTETTFQDSTKSEKDINISQIIIGAAQTEKYFDLIKNKRVGMIVNHTSILYSENDSIHLVDFLLESDINIQTIFAPEHGFRGTASAGETIKNGKDTKTGINIISLYGKNKKPSKQQLENIDVLIFDIQDVGARFYTYISTMHYCMEAAAEYKKQIIILDRPNPNGFYVDGCIRESKYKSFVGMHPIPIVHGLTIGELANMIEGEKWLENEAKAKVQLDENLTIISCQNYSHKDKYTLPIAPSPNLPTQNSILLYPSLCLFEGTTMSVGRGTDFPFEAVGHPNFPKQNSTISFTPKPNEGAKYPPLENKLCYGIKYQTQKLENNFSLKPIIEFYQTMKDKELANKKDIFFNSYFNTLAGNDKLQTQMKEGLTEKEIKATWQKELENYKIMRKKYLLYEDFE; encoded by the coding sequence ATGAATTCAATTATTTTTTATCTATTTTTATTCTCTTTCCTATTTTTCTCTTGCTCCAACAATAAAGTAGCCATATCAAAAGAAAATAATAACACAGAAACAACTTTTCAAGATTCTACTAAGTCAGAAAAAGATATAAATATCAGTCAAATCATTATAGGAGCTGCACAAACCGAAAAATATTTTGATTTAATTAAAAATAAACGTGTCGGAATGATTGTCAATCATACTTCTATCCTTTATTCAGAAAATGATTCTATTCATTTAGTAGATTTTTTATTAGAAAGTGACATAAACATACAAACTATCTTCGCACCCGAACATGGTTTTAGAGGAACAGCAAGCGCAGGAGAAACTATCAAAAATGGAAAAGACACCAAAACAGGAATTAATATTATTTCATTGTATGGGAAAAATAAAAAGCCTAGTAAACAACAATTAGAAAATATTGATGTTTTAATTTTTGATATTCAAGATGTAGGCGCACGTTTTTACACCTATATAAGTACAATGCACTATTGTATGGAAGCTGCTGCCGAATATAAAAAGCAAATTATAATATTAGACAGACCAAACCCAAATGGTTTTTATGTAGATGGCTGTATCAGAGAATCCAAGTATAAATCTTTTGTAGGAATGCACCCTATTCCGATTGTTCATGGACTTACAATAGGTGAACTTGCAAATATGATAGAAGGCGAAAAATGGCTAGAAAATGAAGCTAAAGCTAAAGTGCAATTAGATGAAAATCTAACAATCATCTCATGTCAAAACTATTCTCATAAAGACAAATATACTTTGCCCATTGCACCTTCTCCAAATCTTCCAACTCAAAACTCTATTCTACTTTACCCGTCTTTGTGCCTTTTTGAAGGAACTACAATGAGTGTAGGACGTGGAACAGACTTTCCTTTTGAAGCAGTTGGACATCCTAATTTTCCAAAACAAAACTCTACTATTTCTTTTACACCAAAACCAAACGAAGGTGCAAAATATCCTCCTTTGGAAAACAAACTTTGTTATGGAATTAAGTACCAAACTCAAAAATTAGAAAACAACTTTTCTTTAAAACCAATAATAGAATTCTATCAGACTATGAAAGACAAGGAATTAGCAAATAAAAAAGATATTTTTTTCAATTCATATTTTAATACACTAGCAGGAAATGATAAATTACAAACTCAAATGAAAGAAGGCTTAACAGAGAAAGAAATTAAAGCAACATGGCAAAAAGAGTTAGAAAATTATAAAATAATGAGAAAAAAATATTTATTGTATGAAGATTTTGAGTAG
- the secG gene encoding preprotein translocase subunit SecG — translation MLYVLISIVLFVAILLMVVVLAQEPKGSGISKEFGGAGANQIMGAKNTTNIMEKITWTLIAIVFVGSIGATLLTDAEAPNYISPNVEKAKEQVDPSQLGGSQLEQNDVTNPSDPSKDESEDK, via the coding sequence ATGTTATACGTTTTAATTAGCATTGTACTATTTGTTGCCATTCTTTTAATGGTCGTAGTATTAGCACAAGAACCAAAAGGTAGTGGAATCTCTAAAGAATTTGGAGGCGCTGGCGCAAACCAAATCATGGGAGCAAAAAATACCACTAACATAATGGAAAAAATTACTTGGACACTTATAGCTATTGTTTTTGTTGGAAGTATTGGAGCAACTCTACTTACTGATGCAGAAGCACCAAATTATATTAGTCCAAATGTAGAAAAAGCAAAAGAACAAGTTGATCCTAGCCAGTTAGGGGGTTCACAACTTGAGCAAAACGATGTTACCAATCCTTCTGATCCAAGTAAGGACGAAAGTGAAGACAAATAA
- the tuf gene encoding elongation factor Tu, which yields MAKETFNRAKPHVNIGTIGHVDHGKTTLTAAITKVLADAGHSAARSFDSIDNAPEEKERGITINTSHVEYETANRHYAHVDCPGHADYVKNMVTGAAQMDGAILVVAATDGPMPQTREHILLARQVGVPSIVVFMNKVDMVDDEELLELVEMEIRDLLSFYDFDGDNISVVQGSALGALNGEGKWVDTVMALMNAVDEGIPLPPRITDKPFLMPVEDVFSITGRGTVATGRVERGAIKVGEPVEILGLGEAPIKSTVTGVEMFRKLLDAAEAGDNAGILLRGVDKEQIKRGMVIAKPGSVTTHTKFKAEVYVLKKEEGGRHTPFFKGYNPQFYFRTTDVTGAIELPENVEMVMPGDNITITVELLKPIAMEKGLRFAIREGGRTVGAGQVTEIL from the coding sequence ATGGCTAAGGAAACCTTCAACCGAGCGAAACCTCACGTAAATATCGGAACTATTGGTCACGTTGACCACGGTAAAACTACTTTAACTGCAGCAATTACGAAAGTATTGGCAGACGCAGGTCACTCTGCTGCTCGTAGTTTTGACTCAATTGACAACGCTCCTGAAGAAAAAGAGCGTGGTATCACTATCAACACTTCTCACGTAGAGTACGAAACGGCTAACCGTCACTATGCTCACGTTGATTGTCCAGGTCACGCCGATTATGTTAAAAACATGGTTACTGGTGCTGCTCAAATGGACGGAGCTATTCTTGTAGTAGCTGCTACTGATGGCCCTATGCCTCAAACTCGTGAACACATCCTTTTGGCTCGCCAAGTAGGTGTTCCTTCTATCGTTGTATTCATGAATAAAGTGGATATGGTAGATGATGAAGAATTATTAGAACTTGTAGAAATGGAAATCCGTGATCTTTTAAGTTTCTATGATTTTGATGGCGATAATATCTCTGTTGTTCAAGGTTCTGCACTTGGTGCATTGAACGGAGAAGGCAAATGGGTAGATACAGTTATGGCTTTAATGAATGCAGTTGATGAAGGTATTCCATTGCCTCCTCGTATTACTGACAAACCATTCTTGATGCCTGTAGAAGACGTATTCTCTATCACTGGTCGTGGTACTGTTGCTACTGGTCGTGTAGAGCGTGGTGCTATCAAAGTAGGTGAGCCAGTTGAAATTTTAGGATTAGGTGAAGCTCCAATTAAATCTACTGTTACAGGTGTAGAGATGTTCCGTAAATTATTAGATGCTGCTGAAGCTGGTGATAATGCTGGTATTCTTTTGCGTGGTGTTGATAAAGAGCAAATCAAACGTGGTATGGTAATCGCTAAACCAGGTTCTGTAACTACTCACACTAAATTCAAAGCAGAAGTTTACGTATTGAAAAAAGAAGAAGGTGGACGTCATACTCCATTCTTTAAAGGATATAACCCACAGTTTTACTTCCGTACAACTGACGTAACTGGTGCTATTGAGCTTCCAGAAAACGTAGAAATGGTTATGCCTGGTGATAACATCACTATTACTGTTGAGCTTTTGAAACCAATTGCAATGGAAAAAGGTCTTCGCTTCGCTATCCGTGAAGGTGGACGTACAGTAGGTGCAGGTCAAGTAACTGAAATTCTTTAA